In Mercurialis annua linkage group LG6, ddMerAnnu1.2, whole genome shotgun sequence, the following are encoded in one genomic region:
- the LOC126685756 gene encoding caffeoylshikimate esterase-like — translation MEFQYQEEYIKNSRGVKLFTCRWLPASSSPKALVFLCHGYGMECSGYMRECGMRLASAKYAVFGIDYEGHGKSSGSRCYIKKFENIVNDCNEFFKSVCSEKDYRNKGRFLYGESMGGAVALLLHKKEPSFYNGAVLVAPMCKISEKLKPHPVVVNILTSFEQIIPKWKIVPTKDVIDSAFKDPVKREEIRNNKLIYQDKPRLKTALEMLRASMSLERTLNQVRLPFLVLHGDADTVTDPEISKALYKQAGSADKTIKLYPEMWHALTAGETDRNVGTVFADIISWLDKHTEDLVADPIVEPFSNGIEKLEWPETEKQFEKKQSNGRYLCGFKEPRTLHSAM, via the exons ATGGAGTTCCAATATCAAGAG GAATATATAAAGAATTCAAGAGGAGTGAAGCTGTTCACTTGCAGATGGTTGCCTGCTTCATCTTCTCCAAAAGCTCTTGTTTTTCTCTGCCATG ggTATGGCATGGAGTGTAGTGGTTACATGAGAG AATGTGGAATGAGGCTAGCAAGTGCAAAATATGCGGTGTTTGGTATTGACTACGAAGGCCACGGAAAGTCGTCTGGTTCTCGTTGTTACATCAAGAAGTTTGAAAATATTGTAAACGATTGCAATGAATTTTTCAAATCAGTTTGCT CGGAGAAAGATTACAGAAACAAGGGGAGATTTCTGTATGGAGAGTCGATGGGCGGAGCAGTGGCTCTGTTACTGCACAAGAAAGAACCATCTTTCTACAACGGTGCTGTTCTTGTTGCTCCCATGTGTAAG ATATCAGAGAAGTTGAAACCACATCCGGTGGTTGTTAACATATTGACTAGTTTTGAACAAATTATTCCAAAATGGAAGATCGTCCCAACTAAAGATGTCATTGATTCTGCATTTAAAGATCCTGTTAAGCGAGAAGAG ATACGAAACAACAAGTTGATATACCAAGACAAGCCTCGGCTTAAAACAGCACTGGAGATGCTCAGAGCTAGCATGAGCCTCGAACGGACTTTGAACCAG GTGAGACTACCGTTCTTGGTGCTACACGGCGATGCAGATACAGTGACAGACCCGGAAATAAGCAAGGCCTTATATAAGCAAGCAGGCAGTGCAGACAAAACGATAAAACTGTACCCTGAGATGTGGCACGCATTGACTGCAGGAGAAACAGACAGGAATGTTGGTACCGTTTTTGCAGATATCATTTCTTGGCTCGACAAGCATACCGAAGATCTCGTCGCTGATCCAATTGTTGAACCATTCAGCAATGGCATAGAGAAACTGGAATGGCCTGAAACTGAAAAACagtttgaaaagaaacaatCGAATGGTAGATATCTATGCGGATTCAAGGAACCACGCACGCTCCACTCGGCTATGTAG